In Natrinema amylolyticum, the following are encoded in one genomic region:
- a CDS encoding flippase: MRLGQTSIVHFASRFSASLLGFIATIFIARFLGSETLGIYYLVLSTVAWLSIAVKMGVPSAITKRVSEGNDEAAYLIAGGTIVLGLFFVISFLVIISQNRINDYLGYPAAEVVVLFLFVTLTQAVVNSVLKGQHLVHVSGVLTPIRTGTRSLIQIGAILAGFKIAGLFVGYTVGYVLVSVLGLWIVVRQFDAITTPTVSHYRRIISYAEYSWLSEIRTRAFNWVDVAVLGFFVSSSLVGIYTAAWNISVFLILFGGSLSQTLFPEMSSLSADENPQSVADLFETALSYGGLVLIPGLVGGVLLGEHLLRVYGEEFTQGSVVLIVLIVATLIQGYQRQFTTTLDAIDRPDMSFRVNAVFIVTNVVFNVILIPYFGIRGAAVATASSVFVSLLVAYGSLSALIDFSIPIGEIGRQWIAAGVMGMTVYAGLYLESTYGNVRNIVLVLVLVSFGAIVYFSTLLLISRRFRTTVDQNLPVDLPIVQA; encoded by the coding sequence ATGCGGCTGGGCCAGACGTCAATAGTACATTTCGCCTCTCGGTTTTCGGCCTCTCTACTGGGTTTTATCGCGACGATATTTATTGCGCGATTTCTCGGCTCCGAAACCCTCGGAATCTATTATCTTGTCCTCTCGACGGTAGCTTGGCTGAGTATCGCTGTGAAAATGGGTGTTCCGAGCGCTATCACCAAACGAGTCAGCGAAGGAAACGACGAAGCCGCCTATCTGATTGCCGGCGGGACGATCGTCCTCGGTCTCTTCTTCGTTATATCCTTTCTCGTCATAATTTCACAAAATAGAATAAATGATTATCTTGGCTATCCAGCTGCAGAAGTCGTAGTGTTGTTTCTGTTCGTTACTCTCACACAGGCGGTCGTCAATTCGGTACTAAAGGGACAGCATCTCGTTCATGTATCGGGCGTCTTGACGCCAATTCGTACCGGAACACGGAGCCTAATTCAGATCGGTGCTATCCTCGCTGGGTTCAAAATTGCGGGCCTATTCGTAGGATATACTGTCGGTTACGTACTCGTCTCCGTACTCGGTCTCTGGATAGTCGTACGTCAGTTCGATGCTATTACCACACCGACAGTATCGCACTATCGTCGAATCATCTCCTATGCAGAGTACTCCTGGCTCAGCGAAATTCGTACGCGCGCGTTCAATTGGGTTGACGTAGCTGTACTTGGGTTCTTCGTGTCGTCGTCTCTCGTTGGAATCTACACGGCCGCTTGGAATATCTCGGTCTTCCTGATACTGTTCGGTGGATCATTGAGTCAGACGCTGTTCCCCGAGATGAGTTCACTATCAGCCGACGAAAACCCACAATCGGTAGCGGATCTATTCGAAACTGCGCTCTCCTACGGCGGATTGGTTCTTATCCCAGGGCTGGTTGGTGGCGTACTGCTTGGAGAACACTTGCTCCGAGTGTATGGTGAAGAATTCACGCAGGGCTCAGTCGTTCTTATAGTTCTCATCGTCGCGACGCTGATTCAAGGATATCAACGACAGTTCACGACGACGCTCGACGCCATCGACAGGCCAGATATGTCGTTCCGAGTCAACGCTGTGTTCATCGTCACGAACGTGGTTTTCAACGTCATTCTGATACCCTACTTCGGGATTCGAGGCGCAGCTGTGGCAACTGCGTCCTCGGTTTTCGTTAGCCTTCTCGTCGCCTACGGATCTCTCTCGGCGCTGATCGACTTCTCTATTCCCATCGGAGAAATCGGAAGACAGTGGATTGCAGCCGGTGTCATGGGAATGACGGTCTATGCTGGGCTTTACCTCGAATCGACGTACGGCAACGTCCGCAATATCGTTCTTGTATTGGTACTCGTCTCTTTCGGTGCGATCGTGTACTTTAGTACCTTGCTACTGATATCAAGACGCTTTCGGACTACCGTCGACCAGAACCTTCCCGTGGATCTTCCGATTGTTCAGGCATGA
- a CDS encoding glycosyltransferase family 61 protein, translating into MTLFRQGLRKIRRDGIYQFCKQAKKEAIQDKILRSYVNERIDEQRDITTVNEIASSGQLLSCDRIEPRLHEIPRKESVRSDEPIANIQAHKPCPQVCGIVNGATVLTSSGIVSLPDGRFVADSVGPVHLASRRVSVALSMFGYQHGFTKLQEVLPTTERDIQPDRTIDMAIILIPLWPNYFHWTIECLLKIHWLERYKESSADDVKIIVPETLSSWMRESLSLLGYDDTDYISVPSRKVFVNELLIPSQIEPIPAHVNWLRDRMSNSVEMSEERNNRIYISRRGATKRRVRNEGEVVASLQARGFESYVLENLSVSEQIKLFSNSSAVVGPHGAGFANIIYSNDANVIELFGQKRLNTYQRLSMALGLEYEPVYCEGDGSDLVVDTDELLHTVDDQLGTI; encoded by the coding sequence ATGACCCTCTTCCGACAAGGACTCCGAAAAATACGACGAGACGGTATCTACCAATTTTGCAAACAGGCAAAAAAAGAAGCAATCCAAGATAAGATATTACGATCCTATGTGAACGAAAGAATTGACGAACAAAGAGACATTACTACTGTAAATGAAATTGCAAGCTCCGGACAGCTATTATCTTGCGATCGTATCGAGCCACGGTTACATGAGATTCCTCGTAAAGAGTCTGTCAGAAGTGACGAACCGATCGCGAATATTCAAGCACATAAACCCTGCCCACAAGTATGTGGAATCGTTAACGGGGCAACTGTTCTGACTTCGTCCGGGATTGTTTCTCTGCCTGACGGAAGATTTGTTGCGGACTCCGTCGGACCTGTTCATCTTGCGTCGCGCAGGGTCAGTGTTGCTCTTTCTATGTTCGGATATCAGCACGGATTCACCAAACTTCAAGAGGTATTACCTACGACAGAGAGAGATATTCAACCGGATAGAACGATTGACATGGCAATTATTCTCATTCCTCTTTGGCCGAATTATTTCCATTGGACTATTGAATGCTTACTTAAGATTCATTGGCTGGAGAGATACAAGGAATCATCGGCCGATGATGTAAAAATTATCGTTCCAGAAACGTTGTCATCGTGGATGCGTGAATCCTTGTCTTTACTCGGTTACGATGATACTGACTATATATCTGTTCCCTCTCGAAAAGTATTTGTAAACGAACTCTTGATTCCGTCGCAAATAGAGCCAATTCCCGCACACGTGAACTGGCTGCGCGACCGAATGTCGAATTCGGTTGAAATGAGCGAGGAGAGAAATAATCGCATTTATATTTCTCGACGCGGAGCCACGAAAAGACGAGTGAGAAACGAAGGAGAAGTCGTCGCTTCGCTCCAGGCGAGAGGTTTCGAATCGTATGTACTCGAAAACCTCTCTGTTTCCGAACAAATAAAACTATTTTCAAACTCAAGCGCTGTAGTTGGGCCGCATGGTGCTGGATTTGCGAATATTATCTATTCGAATGATGCTAATGTTATCGAGTTATTCGGCCAAAAACGGCTCAATACCTACCAGAGACTTTCGATGGCGCTTGGACTTGAATACGAACCAGTATACTGTGAGGGTGACGGTTCAGATTTGGTCGTTGACACCGATGAACTCCTTCACACAGTTGACGATCAACTCGGCACTATCTAG
- the aglF gene encoding UTP--glucose-1-phosphate uridylyltransferase AglF: protein MQAVVLAAGKGTRLRPLTEDKPKVLVEVDGKPLIEDVMDNLIEVGATEFVLVVGYMKEKIIERYGDEYEGVPITYAHQREQLGLAHAILQAEPHIDDDFMLMLGDNVFRANLGDVINRQQEERADAAFLVEEVPYEEASRYGVLDTNEYGEIVEVTEKPEDPPSNLVMTGFYTFTPEIFHACHLVQPSDRGEYELPDAIDLLIQSGRTIDAIRMDGWRTDVGYPEDRDRAEERISEQEAEPVEQ, encoded by the coding sequence ATGCAAGCAGTCGTTTTAGCAGCCGGCAAGGGCACCCGCCTCCGGCCGCTCACCGAAGACAAGCCGAAGGTCCTCGTCGAGGTCGACGGGAAACCCCTCATCGAGGACGTCATGGACAACCTCATCGAGGTCGGCGCGACCGAGTTCGTCCTCGTCGTCGGCTACATGAAAGAGAAGATCATCGAGCGCTACGGCGACGAGTACGAGGGCGTCCCGATCACCTACGCCCACCAGCGCGAACAGCTCGGGCTCGCTCACGCCATCCTCCAGGCGGAACCCCACATCGACGACGACTTCATGCTCATGCTGGGCGACAACGTCTTTCGGGCGAACCTCGGCGACGTGATCAACCGCCAGCAGGAGGAACGAGCCGACGCCGCGTTCCTGGTCGAGGAAGTCCCCTACGAGGAGGCCTCGAGGTACGGCGTCCTCGACACCAACGAGTACGGAGAGATCGTCGAGGTGACGGAGAAACCCGAGGACCCGCCGTCGAACCTCGTCATGACCGGGTTCTACACGTTCACACCCGAAATTTTCCACGCGTGTCACCTCGTCCAGCCCTCGGATCGCGGCGAGTACGAACTGCCGGACGCGATCGATCTGCTCATCCAGTCAGGCCGGACCATCGACGCGATCCGGATGGACGGCTGGCGCACCGACGTCGGCTACCCCGAGGATCGGGACCGCGCCGAAGAACGGATCTCGGAGCAAGAAGCCGAACCGGTCGAACAGTAG
- a CDS encoding DUF7503 family protein, giving the protein MSVKDSMTDYLAQHPRMIGALFTLFVLLSQAGSAVAVSSSQVGP; this is encoded by the coding sequence ATGTCCGTGAAAGACAGCATGACGGATTACCTCGCACAGCACCCACGAATGATCGGCGCACTGTTCACCCTGTTCGTCCTGCTCAGTCAGGCCGGATCGGCCGTGGCAGTGAGCTCGTCGCAGGTCGGCCCCTGA
- a CDS encoding CatB-related O-acetyltransferase, which translates to MVGDALRRAGMGVLRRTRYSKPLVTIVNRAPVDTTLDFDNSVTIERGCKFIGDISLDRDVTVGTGSHLEGDVRVGRGTYLVRNDELIGEISVGNFCAVARDVTVQARDHLMTRPSIQMRFYDKYLDSELPHVTKGPTRIGSDVWIGTGAVILSGVEIGHGAIIGAGSIVTRDVDPYAVVAGVPAKRKSWRFPETVRDQLLDVQWWEWSDKKISRNKDFFESDLEGLDDIYRLISD; encoded by the coding sequence ATGGTCGGAGATGCTCTTCGAAGGGCTGGAATGGGTGTTTTACGTCGAACTCGCTATTCGAAGCCGCTCGTAACGATAGTAAACCGTGCCCCAGTCGACACTACTCTCGATTTCGATAATTCAGTCACGATCGAACGAGGTTGCAAGTTTATCGGAGACATTTCCCTCGATCGTGACGTAACAGTCGGTACTGGAAGCCATCTCGAGGGAGATGTTCGGGTCGGACGAGGGACGTACCTCGTACGCAACGATGAGCTTATAGGAGAGATATCTGTTGGAAACTTCTGTGCGGTTGCCCGTGACGTAACTGTTCAGGCAAGAGACCATCTAATGACCCGTCCAAGCATCCAAATGCGTTTCTACGATAAGTATCTCGACTCGGAGCTCCCACATGTAACAAAAGGCCCGACACGGATTGGGAGTGATGTGTGGATAGGAACGGGTGCCGTAATCCTCTCTGGAGTTGAGATCGGCCACGGTGCAATTATCGGGGCAGGATCTATTGTAACTCGAGATGTCGATCCGTACGCTGTCGTCGCTGGCGTTCCTGCTAAACGGAAAAGTTGGCGATTTCCCGAGACGGTTCGGGATCAGCTTCTCGACGTTCAATGGTGGGAATGGAGCGATAAAAAGATTTCTCGAAATAAGGACTTCTTCGAAAGTGACCTCGAAGGTCTCGATGATATTTATCGGTTGATATCTGATTAA
- a CDS encoding oligosaccharyl transferase, archaeosortase A system-associated: MSTDTEHVEEGTDTSVLETWREWYHLPVLGVVMLFMVWLRTQSYDRFVTEDGTPALAGIDSWYHWRTINWTAENYPRTMPYEVWTGFPTGTYVGQFGTLFDQLIVTAAMIVGLGNPSGETLYAVSLLSIPVMAALVAIPVFYAGRRLGGTLGGIVAVLVLALSRGQFLSRSTVGQLDHHVAEVLFMGLAILAMMVALTVAEREKPVYELVVDRDWDALRTPAIYSGLAGLALTLYIWIWPSAVLLIGILAVFFTVQLSLDYLRGISPDHVAFVGAVSLGVTAVLTALLIEDPGSTGSTSFGLLQPLAAFLVAAGCVFMAWLARQWNNRDLERQYYPAAVGGLIAATFLLMWLAVPDLFDTIIGNATRRMIPFGGQGTDVTIQEASAPDNFLNHVFSEFGTAFYTMLAGLAFLAIRPLLGRKFRAEHALVLVWSVFLISMAATQIRFSYYLLLAVAIVNAAFIAELVQLFSLDLTGSLESLRSIETYQVIVVALVVLLLFAPLLPPLATATAWGQAEQTYPQSSSTKWEGSNEWLQENTPAVGNYGDADSASQLDYYGTYNPGDGDYDYPEGSYGVMSWWDYGHLITTQAERIPHSNPFQQNARSSSAYLTAQSEERAELILDGIAAGGSVADKSNEELEAIAQGNETDEEIRYVMIDDQMAGGKFGAITQWSGPSYSSYVENRQFQMGNETGEVPTVNDNYENTTMASLYLQDAAGMEQYRLVHESDEYSIVGGMRTRGGLTPRSSVSLRESGWTNQTRAIQSQLATARSNDQIYSGLGRPVWDAHVVSSVKTFERVEGATIAGSIDASGIDAANATVGTSVELETDTGRTFTYTQQADLAEDGSFELTVPYATDDELGVDDGYTDSSVEATGNYTVGAVVPGDDGMTQYTGETTVSETAVIDGETVDVSLEETESQEQTDGNETTGNESDETTGNESTADDGSADSSDSGSTDGTADNETAASITPVAAQPAH; this comes from the coding sequence ATGAGTACCGACACAGAACACGTCGAGGAAGGGACCGATACGTCCGTCCTCGAGACGTGGCGGGAATGGTATCACCTCCCCGTTCTGGGGGTCGTGATGCTGTTTATGGTCTGGTTGCGAACCCAGTCGTACGACCGGTTCGTCACCGAGGACGGAACGCCCGCGCTGGCCGGGATCGACTCGTGGTATCACTGGCGGACGATCAACTGGACGGCAGAGAACTATCCGCGGACGATGCCCTACGAGGTCTGGACGGGGTTCCCGACCGGGACCTACGTCGGCCAGTTCGGGACGCTGTTCGACCAGCTCATCGTCACCGCGGCGATGATCGTCGGACTCGGTAACCCGTCCGGTGAAACGCTGTACGCGGTCTCTCTGCTCTCGATTCCGGTCATGGCCGCGCTCGTGGCGATTCCGGTCTTCTACGCCGGTCGACGGCTCGGTGGAACGCTCGGCGGGATCGTTGCCGTGCTGGTTCTCGCCCTCTCGCGGGGACAGTTCCTGAGCCGGTCGACGGTAGGCCAGCTCGACCACCACGTCGCCGAGGTGCTGTTCATGGGACTCGCGATCCTCGCGATGATGGTCGCGCTCACCGTCGCCGAACGCGAAAAACCGGTCTACGAACTCGTCGTCGACCGAGACTGGGACGCGCTCCGAACGCCCGCGATCTACAGCGGGCTGGCGGGGCTCGCGCTCACACTGTACATCTGGATCTGGCCGTCGGCGGTCCTGCTGATCGGTATCCTCGCGGTCTTCTTTACCGTGCAGCTCTCGCTCGATTATCTGCGAGGGATCTCACCGGACCACGTCGCCTTCGTGGGCGCGGTGAGTCTCGGCGTGACTGCGGTGCTAACGGCACTGTTGATAGAGGATCCGGGCAGCACTGGATCGACGAGTTTCGGACTGCTCCAGCCCCTCGCCGCCTTCCTCGTGGCCGCCGGCTGTGTCTTCATGGCCTGGCTCGCCCGGCAGTGGAACAACCGGGACCTCGAGCGCCAGTATTACCCCGCCGCGGTCGGTGGGCTCATCGCCGCGACGTTCCTGCTGATGTGGCTTGCCGTGCCCGATCTGTTCGATACGATCATCGGCAACGCGACGCGTCGGATGATCCCCTTCGGCGGGCAGGGTACCGACGTTACCATTCAGGAGGCGTCTGCGCCGGATAACTTCCTGAATCACGTCTTCAGCGAGTTCGGAACTGCGTTCTACACGATGCTCGCTGGGTTAGCCTTCCTCGCGATCCGGCCGCTCCTGGGTCGCAAGTTCCGTGCGGAACACGCGCTCGTCCTCGTCTGGTCGGTGTTCCTGATCAGTATGGCGGCGACGCAGATCCGCTTCTCGTACTACCTCCTGCTCGCGGTCGCGATCGTCAACGCCGCGTTCATCGCGGAACTCGTGCAACTCTTCAGTCTGGACCTGACGGGAAGTCTCGAGTCGCTGCGGTCGATCGAGACCTATCAGGTCATCGTCGTCGCGCTCGTCGTCTTACTCCTGTTCGCACCGCTGTTGCCGCCGTTGGCCACTGCGACGGCCTGGGGGCAGGCCGAACAGACCTATCCGCAGTCGAGTTCGACGAAGTGGGAGGGGTCCAACGAGTGGCTCCAGGAGAACACGCCCGCGGTCGGAAACTACGGTGATGCAGACAGTGCCAGTCAACTCGACTACTACGGCACGTACAACCCCGGAGACGGTGATTACGACTATCCGGAGGGATCGTATGGAGTCATGTCCTGGTGGGACTACGGCCACCTGATAACGACTCAGGCCGAACGGATCCCGCACTCGAACCCGTTCCAGCAGAACGCGCGGTCGTCGTCGGCGTATCTGACCGCGCAGTCCGAGGAGCGAGCGGAACTGATCCTTGACGGGATCGCCGCCGGCGGCTCCGTCGCGGATAAGTCCAACGAGGAACTCGAGGCGATCGCGCAGGGCAACGAGACCGACGAGGAGATCCGGTACGTCATGATCGACGATCAGATGGCCGGCGGGAAGTTCGGGGCGATCACGCAGTGGTCGGGCCCCAGCTACAGCTCGTACGTCGAGAATCGACAGTTCCAGATGGGCAACGAGACGGGAGAGGTGCCGACCGTCAACGACAACTACGAGAACACGACGATGGCGTCGCTGTACCTTCAGGACGCTGCGGGAATGGAACAGTACCGGCTCGTCCACGAGAGTGACGAGTACTCGATCGTCGGTGGGATGCGAACGCGCGGCGGTCTGACTCCGCGGAGTTCCGTCTCGCTCCGCGAGTCCGGATGGACCAATCAAACGCGAGCGATCCAGAGCCAACTCGCGACGGCTCGAAGCAACGATCAGATCTATAGCGGGCTCGGGCGGCCGGTCTGGGACGCCCACGTCGTCTCGTCGGTGAAGACGTTCGAGCGCGTCGAGGGCGCGACGATTGCTGGAAGCATCGACGCGAGCGGGATCGACGCCGCTAACGCGACGGTCGGGACCTCGGTCGAACTCGAGACCGACACCGGCCGGACGTTCACCTACACGCAACAGGCCGATCTCGCCGAGGACGGCAGCTTCGAACTGACGGTTCCGTACGCGACCGACGACGAGCTGGGTGTCGACGACGGCTACACCGACAGCAGCGTCGAAGCGACCGGCAACTACACCGTCGGTGCAGTGGTGCCGGGTGACGACGGCATGACGCAGTACACCGGCGAGACGACCGTCTCCGAGACCGCCGTCATCGACGGTGAGACGGTCGACGTCAGTCTCGAGGAAACCGAGAGTCAGGAGCAGACCGACGGCAACGAGACGACCGGTAACGAGAGCGACGAGACGACCGGCAACGAAAGCACTGCCGACGACGGAAGCGCGGACTCGAGTGACTCCGGATCGACGGACGGAACGGCCGACAACGAAACGGCCGCGTCGATCACGCCGGTTGCGGCCCAGCCGGCCCACTGA
- a CDS encoding sulfatase-like hydrolase/transferase, which produces MDQPNVLLVILDSVRAQNVGHLGYPRNTTPRLDEFANQATSYTTAKAPGIHSISSHVSIFTGHHVSQHRATTHTATLTSGHTIWEELNDKGYQTGLFTSNAVVSESSNLSSFFDHVEGPKRQELIFPNALGPENVSGNPSYGEYLRACLQSDSPAKSIVNGLGREFGSSTATHDPEKEHGGEYVQDFLEWRESGSGPWAACVNLMDAHYPYLPQDSYNLWGDERLENLHREAMGGPLTTQYLGERPLWELKSSENLYDGCIRQADAYVAELLKRLDAANELEETLVVITSDHGEGFGEYSVVNDAVRLIDHSWGIGDELSHVPLVVKYPEQSTAKTVTEPASLTRFPSVVRSLIEGERESFVPEEGHVITSSYRIEEPGDGLPLPEADREPYFGPWHAVCRKQDDTVIVDAVRRDDQVRYETLTPDRQAMRDRGDREFVEVTVDDLARVDVTGTEEDIGPEIEQRLHELGYRA; this is translated from the coding sequence ATGGATCAGCCGAACGTTCTTCTGGTAATTCTCGACAGTGTCCGTGCCCAGAACGTAGGCCACCTTGGCTATCCACGGAACACGACACCACGGCTGGACGAGTTCGCGAACCAAGCGACGAGCTATACGACTGCGAAGGCGCCTGGTATTCACAGTATCTCGAGCCACGTCAGCATCTTCACTGGCCATCATGTGTCTCAACACCGTGCAACCACACATACGGCAACCTTGACTTCTGGACACACTATCTGGGAAGAATTAAACGATAAGGGATACCAAACCGGGCTTTTTACGTCGAACGCTGTCGTTTCTGAATCCTCAAACCTTTCGTCATTTTTCGATCACGTGGAGGGTCCGAAACGTCAAGAGCTGATATTTCCGAATGCGCTCGGTCCCGAAAACGTATCCGGTAACCCAAGTTATGGAGAGTACCTCCGAGCATGTCTCCAGAGTGATTCGCCAGCGAAATCTATTGTAAACGGACTGGGGCGAGAGTTTGGCAGTTCGACCGCAACACACGACCCCGAAAAGGAACACGGCGGTGAATACGTACAGGATTTCCTAGAATGGCGAGAATCGGGCTCTGGTCCCTGGGCGGCATGCGTTAATCTCATGGATGCACACTATCCATATCTGCCACAAGATTCGTACAATCTGTGGGGAGACGAGCGCCTAGAAAACCTCCATCGAGAGGCGATGGGAGGGCCGCTTACGACGCAATATCTCGGCGAGCGACCGCTCTGGGAACTTAAATCTTCGGAAAACCTATATGACGGCTGCATTAGGCAGGCTGACGCTTACGTCGCTGAGTTACTCAAGCGACTAGATGCAGCAAACGAACTCGAGGAGACGTTAGTCGTCATAACGAGCGATCACGGAGAGGGATTCGGCGAGTATAGCGTCGTGAACGACGCAGTACGTCTAATCGATCACAGTTGGGGTATCGGTGATGAACTCTCGCACGTTCCATTGGTTGTCAAGTACCCCGAACAGTCGACAGCGAAAACCGTGACCGAACCCGCGTCGCTGACTCGATTTCCGTCAGTCGTCAGAAGCCTCATCGAGGGTGAAAGGGAAAGCTTCGTTCCGGAGGAGGGACATGTGATCACGAGCTCGTATCGAATCGAGGAACCCGGTGACGGGTTACCGTTACCGGAGGCCGATCGAGAACCATATTTCGGTCCGTGGCACGCGGTCTGTCGCAAACAGGATGATACCGTGATCGTTGACGCCGTCCGTCGTGACGATCAAGTTCGGTATGAGACCTTGACACCAGACCGGCAAGCAATGAGAGATCGCGGGGACCGCGAGTTCGTCGAAGTGACCGTTGACGACCTAGCTAGGGTCGATGTGACTGGCACCGAGGAAGATATTGGGCCTGAAATCGAGCAACGATTACACGAACTCGGCTACAGGGCATAG
- a CDS encoding glycosyltransferase, whose protein sequence is MLSEKQSTDRSRPDVSIIIPVYNDPEGIRATLSSLTDQTFSSGRFEILPVDNGSTDRTRAVLEEIERRNERVRLAIEDEISGSYAARNEGIKESNGDVIVFIDADMTVPDGWLKSALRTFQSTNTDYMGCSVELILPDDPTLAARYDHHTGFPVEQYLEHHQFTPTCCLVTRRAVFKNVGLFDHRLVSGGDKEFGNRVHEAGYDMHYAENVTMYHPTRNSIPELINKDRRVGRGLCQLQRYYPDRYGTPGIPLRPSGVKSPDPDLETRDRLAFGALSRFLTGVRGLGYYQEYLMGDRLNDLGGIPELEQ, encoded by the coding sequence ATGCTGAGTGAAAAGCAGTCGACCGATAGATCCCGCCCGGACGTCTCGATAATCATTCCTGTCTATAACGATCCAGAGGGGATTCGAGCAACGCTTTCATCGTTGACTGACCAAACGTTTTCCAGCGGACGATTCGAAATTCTTCCGGTAGATAATGGATCGACTGATCGTACTCGGGCGGTACTCGAAGAAATCGAACGAAGAAACGAACGAGTCAGATTAGCCATCGAAGACGAAATATCTGGATCGTACGCTGCCCGAAATGAGGGAATAAAGGAGTCGAACGGTGATGTTATTGTGTTTATCGACGCCGATATGACTGTCCCTGACGGCTGGCTCAAATCAGCACTTCGAACGTTCCAATCAACGAATACGGACTACATGGGCTGCAGCGTCGAACTGATTCTCCCTGACGACCCGACACTAGCGGCCCGCTACGATCATCACACTGGTTTCCCGGTCGAACAATACCTTGAGCACCACCAATTTACGCCGACCTGCTGTCTCGTGACCCGTAGAGCCGTTTTCAAAAACGTAGGCCTCTTCGACCATCGACTCGTTTCCGGCGGCGACAAAGAGTTCGGAAATCGCGTTCACGAGGCGGGCTACGACATGCACTACGCCGAAAACGTCACTATGTACCATCCAACGCGTAACTCTATCCCCGAACTCATCAACAAAGACCGCCGCGTTGGCCGCGGGCTCTGTCAACTCCAGCGCTATTACCCCGATCGTTACGGCACACCCGGTATCCCGCTGCGGCCGAGTGGTGTCAAATCCCCTGATCCTGACCTCGAGACGCGCGACCGACTCGCGTTCGGAGCGCTCTCGAGATTCCTCACCGGCGTCCGCGGACTGGGCTACTACCAAGAGTACCTCATGGGCGATCGGCTCAATGACCTCGGCGGAATCCCGGAACTCGAGCAGTAA
- the aglG gene encoding glucosyl-dolichyl phosphate glucuronosyltransferase: MKVSVVVCTYAMDRYDVFSECVDSVLAQSYEPLEVVLVVDGNEPVFERVQEDYGGLDDVVLHCNDENQGISYSRTRGAKIATGDVVAFIDDDAVAEDDWVAELARVYDETDAIAVGGHVAADWVTEKPDFFPEEFYWLVGCDERGMGEHMDELRNTYGSNISFRRDVFLNVGGYDENTGRHGDRHIQAHEAPVCIRMANTYGKGVIYNTDAVVHHKLFDYRGDFQWLVFRSFWQGYSKRIMDILLPEAKDDKNEYLGQLMLEFVPNRLSDLVQRPSSAKAQQLMTIFIFTAAVGFGYLYGLADVNRSELTLDRDTAVEA, translated from the coding sequence ATGAAGGTCTCCGTCGTCGTCTGTACCTACGCGATGGATCGCTACGACGTCTTTTCGGAGTGCGTCGACAGCGTCCTCGCACAGAGCTACGAGCCGCTCGAGGTCGTCCTCGTCGTCGACGGTAACGAGCCGGTTTTCGAGCGCGTCCAAGAGGACTACGGCGGTCTCGACGATGTCGTGCTCCACTGTAACGACGAGAATCAAGGTATTTCCTACAGCCGAACGCGAGGCGCGAAGATCGCGACCGGAGACGTCGTTGCGTTCATTGACGACGACGCCGTCGCCGAGGACGACTGGGTAGCGGAACTGGCTCGTGTCTACGACGAGACTGACGCGATCGCAGTCGGCGGCCACGTCGCCGCGGACTGGGTGACCGAAAAGCCCGATTTCTTCCCCGAGGAGTTCTACTGGCTCGTCGGCTGTGACGAGCGCGGGATGGGCGAGCACATGGACGAGTTGCGGAACACGTACGGCTCGAACATCTCGTTCCGGCGAGACGTATTCTTAAATGTCGGCGGCTACGACGAGAATACGGGTCGGCACGGTGATCGGCACATACAGGCCCACGAAGCGCCTGTCTGTATTCGGATGGCGAACACGTACGGGAAGGGCGTGATTTATAATACTGATGCGGTGGTTCACCACAAACTGTTCGACTACCGCGGAGACTTCCAGTGGCTCGTGTTCCGTTCGTTCTGGCAGGGGTACTCGAAGCGGATCATGGATATTCTCCTACCTGAAGCGAAGGACGACAAGAACGAGTACTTAGGACAGTTGATGCTCGAGTTCGTGCCGAATCGGCTGTCGGATCTCGTACAGCGGCCCTCGAGTGCGAAGGCGCAACAGCTCATGACGATCTTTATCTTTACCGCTGCAGTCGGCTTCGGCTATCTGTATGGGCTGGCCGACGTCAATCGGTCGGAACTGACCCTCGATCGCGATACGGCGGTCGAGGCCTGA